The window TTCTGGAAGCTAAAACCACCGCTCACTCTCCAGAATTCCGCAAGTTCTCTGGAAAGTATGAGATCAAGCCCGGTCCTTGATACCGTGTAGGTAGTGTAGTCTATGCGCCTGTCATAGATAGAACCTGTAAGGTCCATAGGCTTATTCATAAACCACTTTCTCGTATAGGAGATTGAATTATCTTTGTAATTACTTCCGTAAGATACAGAAATACCCGCTATATCACCCGTTCCCAAGAAATTACCTTTTCTTATAGAAACAAAACCTGCAACCTTTGTTACTTGGTTGTATCCCAAACCTACTGAGAACTGTCCAGTAAATCTCTCCCTGACCTTCACCTCAAAGTCCCACCTTCTGCCTTCTGAAGGTATGGGTTCTATGGAAACATCTTCGTAGTAACCCAGATTGAATATCCTAGTCTTGGAACGTTCAATTTCCTTTTCATTGGCAAGCTCGCCTTCCTGAACTCTCATCTCTCTCCTTATCACGTAATCACGTGTTTCGTAGTTCCCTCTTATTTGCACCCTATTTATGTAAACAGGTTCTCCTTCATTGATCTTTAATGTAACGGTCACTCCCTTTTTCTCGCTATCTACCTTCTCATCCTTGATAATGGAAACGTTCATAAATCCTATGGAAGAATACTTCTTTTTTATGTTATCCATTACCGCATTTATCACCTCATCCCTATAGTATCCTCCCTTGTTCTTTTTTAGAAGCTTTTCAACAAGCTCATCATATGAGAAAAGCGTATTGCCCTCTATTTTGAGATTTTCTAACTTGTACCTCTTGCCCTCATTTATGTCTATTTCTATGCTGTATTTGGAGTCCTTCTTTGTGACTTTGTAAGATACCTTCACATCAAAAAAACCTTCCGATCTGTAAAAGTCCTCAAGCCTCGTTATATCATCCTTTAGAACATCTTCGCTAAAGGGTGGGTGCAGTCTAAGAGCAAAAAGACTCGGTGGTTTTGTCTCCATACGATCAAGGAGTCTTCCTGACCTGAAGGTTCTGTTGCCTTTAAAAGTTATCGATGATACGTATTCGGGACTTCCTTCGGATATGTGATAAACAAGCTTGGAAGCACCTTTTTTGGGAACAAGTTCGTAAGTGACTGTTACGTTTGGGTAACCTTCTTTGGCATAAGCTTCCATAATCTTCCTCTTTATGTACTCCATTTCCTCTCTGCTGAGGACCCTACCGAGCTTCAGCCTTCTTTGTATTTCCACCTTTTCCTCAATTGCGGGAGATGAGGTATAGCCCTTTGTAAGCTCTTCCACATCTATCTTTCCCACCTCTGTTTCTATGCCTATCTTCTTTTCCAAATCTTCTGACTTTATCTTCCTGTTTCCCGCAAACTCTATCTTGTATATGATGGGAAGGTCCACAACGTCGTAATAAAGGGTTACACTGTCATCTTGCCTCTCTTCATAAACTTCTATCTTGTCAAAAAATCCCGTCCTATAGAGCCTCCTTATATCCTCTCTGACGAGATCCGGTGTGTAGGTAACGCCCTCTTTTGCCTTTATAAGAGCCTTTATTACCTCGTCAGGTACGTACTTTGCACCCCTTATTTCTACCTTATGTATAACCTGGGAAAAGGAAAGACTCACAAACAGTGCTGAAGACAGGATAGCCTTTTTAAACAAGCAAGACATCTCTTTTGCCCTCCTCTATGTGTCCACATACAAAGGCGTCTTTGATAAGGTCTATTACTTTCTGCACCTCTCGTTCTTCCACAATTATCACAAAACCCATTCCCATATTGAAAGTTCTGTACATTTCCTCTTCCTCTATATTACCCAGCCTCCTAATCCAATCAAAGATCTCTTGCTTAGGTATTAAGGATTTTTTTACAATAGCCCTTTTACCTTCTGGTAGGATTCTTACCAGATTTCCTCTTATACCTCCTCCGGTTATGTGTGCCATTCCCTTTATTCTGACTTTGGTTTTAAGCTTTTTCACATCCTCCACGTATATACGCGTAGGCTCAAGTAAAAGTTCGTAAACGCGTTTTCCAAATTCACTCAGCCTATCATCGTAACCTATACCTTTTTGGGTAAGAACTTTTCTTATTAGAGAATAACCGTTTGAGTGAAATCCA is drawn from Hydrogenobacter sp. and contains these coding sequences:
- the bamA gene encoding outer membrane protein assembly factor BamA, with protein sequence MSCLFKKAILSSALFVSLSFSQVIHKVEIRGAKYVPDEVIKALIKAKEGVTYTPDLVREDIRRLYRTGFFDKIEVYEERQDDSVTLYYDVVDLPIIYKIEFAGNRKIKSEDLEKKIGIETEVGKIDVEELTKGYTSSPAIEEKVEIQRRLKLGRVLSREEMEYIKRKIMEAYAKEGYPNVTVTYELVPKKGASKLVYHISEGSPEYVSSITFKGNRTFRSGRLLDRMETKPPSLFALRLHPPFSEDVLKDDITRLEDFYRSEGFFDVKVSYKVTKKDSKYSIEIDINEGKRYKLENLKIEGNTLFSYDELVEKLLKKNKGGYYRDEVINAVMDNIKKKYSSIGFMNVSIIKDEKVDSEKKGVTVTLKINEGEPVYINRVQIRGNYETRDYVIRREMRVQEGELANEKEIERSKTRIFNLGYYEDVSIEPIPSEGRRWDFEVKVRERFTGQFSVGLGYNQVTKVAGFVSIRKGNFLGTGDIAGISVSYGSNYKDNSISYTRKWFMNKPMDLTGSIYDRRIDYTTYTVSRTGLDLILSRELAEFWRVSGGFSFQ